From Serinicoccus profundi, the proteins below share one genomic window:
- a CDS encoding DoxX family protein: MNPDHLARAVGRVLLGAFLTFAGTGHLTFGRAEFQAQVPGWVPLEADLVVVASGGVEVALGLALILLPRWKVPLGWVTAAFFVAVFPGNIAQYVEGRDAFGLDSDTARLVRLFFQPVLIAWALWATGAWRDWRRKRRDPVGR, translated from the coding sequence ATGAACCCAGATCACCTCGCCCGCGCGGTCGGACGGGTGCTCCTCGGGGCCTTCCTGACCTTCGCCGGCACGGGGCACCTGACCTTCGGCCGCGCGGAGTTCCAGGCCCAGGTGCCGGGGTGGGTGCCGTTGGAGGCGGATCTCGTCGTCGTGGCCTCCGGCGGCGTCGAGGTCGCGCTGGGGCTGGCGCTCATCCTGCTCCCGCGCTGGAAGGTCCCGCTTGGCTGGGTCACGGCGGCCTTCTTCGTGGCTGTCTTCCCCGGCAACATCGCGCAGTATGTCGAGGGCCGGGACGCCTTCGGGCTCGACAGCGACACAGCCCGGCTCGTGCGGTTGTTCTTCCAGCCCGTCCTCATCGCCTGGGCGCTGTGGGCGACCGGTGCATGGCGCGACTGGCGGCGAAAACGCCGTGACCCGGTAGGCCGGTGA
- a CDS encoding carbohydrate ABC transporter permease, translating into MITRDALPTSTTNAPERRRMRGGGVVPVLGQIGVYLLLTVLALVVIYPLTWMVLSGFKSNSEVFANPWGFPGEWRTENYRAALDAGVGRYFLNSVFVTAVSIVTTTLISAWAAYGLTRTNLPFERVGTTLVLGGLMVAPTVALVPLFGLLQRLNLFDTLWGLIVLYTAYRIPFTTFLIRAYFIDIPRQVDEAARIDGASLWQTFWLIILPMSRPILVSAALLQALFAWNEFAFALVFLSDGDLKTLPVGLMDMQSRLLTNWPVQFAGLTLAAVPMIGLFLLGQRQFFRGLTDGMGK; encoded by the coding sequence ATGATCACGAGGGACGCCCTGCCCACCTCAACCACCAATGCCCCTGAGCGCCGCAGGATGCGCGGTGGCGGCGTGGTTCCGGTGCTGGGGCAGATCGGGGTCTACCTCCTGCTGACCGTCCTCGCCCTCGTGGTGATCTACCCGCTCACCTGGATGGTCCTGAGCGGGTTCAAGAGCAACAGCGAGGTCTTCGCCAACCCGTGGGGCTTCCCGGGCGAGTGGCGGACCGAGAACTACCGAGCCGCCCTCGACGCCGGCGTCGGCCGCTACTTCCTGAACTCCGTCTTCGTCACCGCGGTCTCCATCGTCACCACGACCCTCATCAGCGCGTGGGCGGCCTACGGGCTGACCCGGACGAACCTCCCCTTCGAGCGGGTGGGCACGACCCTGGTCCTCGGCGGGCTGATGGTCGCACCGACCGTGGCCCTCGTGCCACTGTTCGGCCTCCTGCAGCGACTCAACCTCTTCGACACGTTATGGGGGCTGATCGTGCTCTACACGGCCTACCGCATTCCGTTCACCACCTTTCTCATCCGTGCCTACTTCATCGACATCCCCCGACAGGTCGACGAGGCTGCGCGGATCGACGGTGCCTCTCTCTGGCAGACGTTCTGGCTGATCATCCTGCCAATGAGCCGGCCGATCCTGGTGTCCGCGGCCCTTCTGCAGGCGCTCTTCGCGTGGAACGAGTTCGCCTTCGCCCTGGTCTTCCTCAGCGACGGCGATCTCAAGACGCTGCCCGTCGGACTCATGGACATGCAGTCCAGGTTGCTGACCAACTGGCCGGTGCAGTTCGCCGGGCTGACCCTAGCCGCGGTGCCCATGATCGGCCTGTTCCTGCTCGGCCAACGGCAGTTCTTCCGGGGCCTGACCGACGGCATGGGCAAGTAG
- a CDS encoding carbohydrate ABC transporter permease has translation MRTVARRWAGWWWLLPGLVLLGTFVYYPIIQNFQLSTYSWNAFTSTPTFVGMDNYREAWADPVFWRAVGNNTLFAIVSLIFQVAFALALAAILEEAVHQRLRGVLRTLYFIPAVISITVAGILFSFIYNPEFGLLNELLNAVGLDEWQRAWLGDRSTAMGSIIAMSQWQNFGYTSVLFIVAIQRIPREFYEAAKIDGAGPVRTFFTVTVPLVREMTTLLIILTFSGAFLVFNEVMVMTAGGPANSTHVLGTWLYFNAFMADDMGYASAIATVIFAITFVLAMIQLAYARRRRVEL, from the coding sequence ATGAGAACAGTCGCGCGACGGTGGGCCGGGTGGTGGTGGTTGCTGCCAGGTCTCGTCCTGCTGGGCACCTTTGTCTACTACCCCATCATCCAGAACTTCCAGCTCAGCACCTACAGCTGGAACGCCTTCACCTCCACGCCGACCTTCGTCGGGATGGACAACTACAGGGAGGCCTGGGCAGATCCGGTCTTCTGGCGAGCGGTGGGCAACAACACGCTGTTCGCCATCGTGTCCCTCATCTTCCAGGTTGCCTTCGCCCTGGCCCTTGCGGCCATCCTGGAGGAGGCCGTGCATCAGCGACTGCGTGGCGTCCTGCGCACGCTCTACTTCATCCCGGCGGTCATCTCGATCACGGTGGCGGGGATCCTGTTCAGCTTCATCTACAACCCGGAGTTCGGCCTCCTCAACGAACTGCTCAACGCCGTAGGACTGGACGAGTGGCAACGAGCGTGGCTCGGCGACAGGTCGACCGCGATGGGGTCCATCATCGCGATGAGCCAGTGGCAGAACTTCGGCTACACGTCGGTCCTGTTCATCGTAGCCATCCAGCGCATTCCGCGTGAGTTCTACGAGGCGGCCAAGATCGACGGGGCCGGGCCGGTGCGGACCTTCTTCACCGTGACGGTGCCACTCGTCCGCGAGATGACCACGCTGCTCATCATCCTCACGTTCTCCGGAGCCTTCTTGGTGTTCAACGAGGTGATGGTCATGACCGCAGGGGGACCGGCCAACTCGACCCACGTGCTCGGCACGTGGCTGTACTTCAACGCGTTCATGGCCGATGACATGGGGTATGCCTCAGCCATCGCGACCGTCATCTTCGCCATCACCTTCGTCCTGGCCATGATCCAGCTGGCCTACGCGCGCCGCAGGAGAGTAGAACTATGA
- a CDS encoding LacI family DNA-binding transcriptional regulator, whose protein sequence is MSTDEEPSTARRGSPATINDVAREAGVSRATAARALGGYGSVSASAAHAVREAAAAVGYQANAVARSMITGRTKTLGIILSDIENNFFVRALRGISHIARDKGYDVLLANTDEDVALERRALEMMRSRRVEGLVLCPADLDEIDHLHAVASGGQPLVLLDREAREIDADSVGIDNRRAGCEATSLLLDAGHTRIAVVSGLRRELNDRAQRNALAGPQPGESPSEGRVAGHYEALLRAGLGPDPRLQVSVGLDLAAASEGVATMLASGAQASAILTSDSLQTLGALHALRRAGLSIPHDISLLGFDDSDWAPIVEPPLSVIEQPAYDIGLRAAELLVARIEGGGDVRERIQLPTRYLARGSVAAPPFPGKSS, encoded by the coding sequence ATGAGTACGGACGAGGAGCCATCGACGGCTCGGCGTGGATCCCCGGCCACGATCAACGACGTCGCTCGCGAGGCAGGCGTCTCCCGAGCCACGGCTGCGCGTGCGCTGGGCGGCTATGGCTCGGTCAGCGCGAGCGCCGCACACGCGGTCCGCGAGGCGGCCGCTGCGGTGGGCTACCAAGCGAACGCGGTTGCGCGCAGCATGATCACCGGTCGGACCAAGACCCTCGGGATCATCCTGTCGGACATCGAGAACAACTTCTTCGTCCGTGCCCTCCGGGGGATCTCCCACATCGCTCGGGACAAGGGCTATGACGTCCTTCTGGCGAACACCGACGAGGACGTCGCCCTCGAGCGACGAGCGCTGGAGATGATGCGGAGTAGGAGGGTCGAGGGTCTTGTGCTGTGCCCTGCGGATCTGGACGAGATCGACCACCTCCACGCGGTGGCGTCCGGTGGTCAACCTTTGGTGCTGCTGGACCGCGAGGCTCGAGAGATCGACGCTGACTCGGTGGGCATCGACAACAGGCGTGCTGGTTGCGAGGCCACGTCGCTGCTGCTCGACGCTGGGCATACCCGCATCGCGGTCGTCTCCGGCTTGCGTCGTGAGCTGAATGACCGCGCCCAGCGCAACGCGCTGGCGGGGCCGCAGCCGGGTGAGTCACCGTCCGAGGGGCGGGTCGCCGGTCATTACGAGGCACTTCTCAGGGCGGGTCTCGGTCCGGACCCCCGGCTGCAGGTGTCCGTCGGCCTGGATCTCGCGGCGGCCTCCGAGGGTGTGGCCACCATGCTCGCGTCCGGGGCGCAGGCCAGCGCCATCCTCACCTCCGATTCCCTCCAGACTCTAGGCGCCTTGCACGCGCTTCGGCGAGCAGGGCTGTCCATACCTCACGACATCTCGCTGCTCGGCTTCGACGACTCCGATTGGGCGCCCATCGTCGAGCCGCCACTGTCCGTGATCGAGCAGCCTGCCTACGACATCGGGCTGCGCGCGGCGGAGCTGCTCGTGGCGCGCATCGAGGGGGGAGGAGACGTGAGAGAACGCATCCAGCTGCCGACTCGCTACCTCGCCCGCGGGTCGGTCGCCGCGCCACCCTTCCCCGGCAAGAGCTCCTGA
- a CDS encoding AbgT family transporter, translating to MTATTQQRRGIGDRLLTTIERWGNKLPEPFTLFLILLLITGVISTAMALAGVAVTVPGTEDGPIEIRGLFTGEGLAWFTSNLGANFIGFPPLQTVLTILLAVGVAEKTGMLAAVVRKSFGSAPRWMLPYVVGIVGVTGSVMADSAFIIIPPLAALVFKAAGRHPVAGLLGGFAAVGAGYSTALVPTSLDALFAGITTGVMDSLPGIETTPVNPVSNYYFNVVAALLLGVVCGFIIDRILEPRMVRQGVTTEQVAVEEGDTPAHERTSRTEGSDDAGAAREARGDQAVDVEAPNDTGPPDDTVDPELSAVETRGLWFSLAAAALLTVVVLTALLLPASPWRNEEGGFLPTSPLLDSIVFLVFAYFMTMGIVYGRVVGTVRSMTDVVRMMSSAVRDMMSFLILAFVLGQFIALFNWTGIGAWIAVNGAAGLEASGLTGFPAVLGFILLASVLNLFIVSGSSMWTIMAAVFVPMFALIGLEPAFTQAAFRVGDSATQVITPLNPYMIVILGLLRRYEPDAGLGTVIARLIVFVVPFWVSWATLVGIWYFFDLPLGPGNGIFLP from the coding sequence ATGACCGCCACCACGCAGCAACGCCGAGGCATCGGCGACCGGCTCCTCACCACCATCGAGCGCTGGGGCAACAAGCTGCCCGAGCCGTTCACCCTCTTCCTCATCCTGCTGCTCATCACGGGAGTCATCTCCACCGCGATGGCGCTCGCCGGCGTGGCCGTGACGGTCCCCGGCACCGAGGACGGCCCCATCGAGATCCGCGGGCTGTTCACCGGGGAGGGGCTGGCGTGGTTCACGAGCAACCTCGGCGCCAACTTCATCGGCTTCCCGCCGCTGCAGACCGTCCTGACGATCCTGCTCGCCGTCGGCGTCGCCGAGAAGACGGGCATGCTCGCGGCGGTCGTGCGCAAGTCGTTCGGCTCGGCTCCGCGCTGGATGCTGCCGTATGTCGTGGGCATCGTCGGCGTGACCGGCTCGGTCATGGCCGACTCGGCGTTCATCATCATCCCGCCGCTCGCGGCGCTGGTGTTCAAGGCGGCCGGGCGCCACCCGGTGGCGGGGCTGCTCGGCGGCTTCGCAGCGGTGGGCGCGGGCTACTCCACCGCGCTCGTGCCGACCTCGCTGGACGCGCTCTTCGCCGGGATCACCACCGGCGTGATGGACTCGCTGCCCGGCATCGAGACGACACCGGTCAACCCGGTGTCCAACTACTACTTCAACGTCGTGGCGGCGCTGCTGCTCGGCGTGGTGTGCGGCTTCATCATCGACCGCATCCTCGAGCCGCGGATGGTGCGGCAGGGGGTGACGACCGAGCAGGTGGCGGTCGAGGAGGGCGACACCCCGGCGCACGAGCGCACGTCGCGCACCGAGGGCTCGGACGACGCGGGCGCGGCCCGTGAGGCGCGCGGTGACCAGGCCGTGGACGTCGAGGCGCCCAACGACACGGGCCCGCCCGACGACACCGTCGACCCCGAGCTGTCCGCCGTCGAGACGCGCGGCCTGTGGTTCTCCCTCGCGGCTGCGGCGCTGCTCACCGTCGTGGTGCTCACCGCGCTGCTGCTGCCGGCCTCTCCGTGGCGCAACGAGGAGGGTGGCTTCCTGCCGACCTCGCCGCTGCTCGACTCGATCGTCTTCCTCGTCTTCGCCTACTTCATGACGATGGGCATCGTCTACGGCCGGGTCGTCGGGACGGTGCGGAGCATGACCGACGTCGTGCGGATGATGAGCTCGGCGGTCCGCGACATGATGAGCTTCCTCATCCTGGCCTTCGTCCTCGGCCAGTTCATCGCGCTCTTCAACTGGACCGGCATCGGCGCGTGGATCGCGGTCAACGGTGCCGCCGGGCTCGAGGCGAGCGGGCTGACCGGCTTCCCGGCGGTGCTGGGGTTCATCCTGCTGGCCTCGGTGCTCAACCTCTTCATCGTCTCCGGGTCCTCGATGTGGACGATCATGGCGGCGGTCTTCGTGCCGATGTTCGCCCTCATCGGTCTGGAGCCGGCCTTCACCCAGGCGGCTTTCCGGGTCGGCGACTCCGCGACCCAGGTCATCACCCCGCTCAACCCCTACATGATCGTCATCCTGGGGCTGCTGCGCCGCTACGAGCCGGACGCCGGGCTGGGCACCGTCATCGCCCGGCTCATCGTCTTCGTCGTGCCCTTCTGGGTGTCCTGGGCGACCCTGGTCGGCATCTGGTACTTCTTTGACCTGCCGCTCGGGCCGGGCAACGGGATCTTCCTGCCCTGA
- a CDS encoding SIS domain-containing protein, whose product MTVAAVKPIDPQDLERATSTVSLREDLDAYVTDLMAQGVRNIYFVGAGGSLICSYPAHYLLTASSDVPTFQVQSDELNCVQPALMGPGSLVVLASYTGTTKETVAAARTAKSTGATVVTAAKDGTPLATEADRNFVAKSDIFELMLAYAVLTATGKVDDTEAVNASLDALPQALRTAAEQADAHLAAVAEKFKDDEITYVLGSGPNQAWAYGMAMCFLQEMQWKHAAGFNAGEFFQGAFEVVDDSSAVILWLAEDGSRPMAERARTFLQKYAARAECIDTRDLDLVGIDERLRPHVTPLVVAALASRLAQHYEAVRNHDLKTRRYMFKVDY is encoded by the coding sequence ATGACAGTTGCAGCCGTCAAGCCCATCGACCCGCAGGACCTCGAACGCGCCACGTCGACGGTGTCCCTGCGGGAGGATCTGGACGCCTATGTCACCGATCTGATGGCCCAGGGTGTGCGCAACATCTACTTCGTCGGCGCTGGCGGATCGCTGATCTGCAGCTACCCGGCCCACTACCTGCTCACCGCGAGCTCCGACGTCCCGACCTTCCAGGTGCAGTCCGATGAGTTGAACTGCGTGCAGCCCGCGCTCATGGGCCCGGGGTCGCTGGTGGTCCTCGCGTCCTACACCGGGACGACGAAGGAGACCGTCGCAGCCGCTCGGACGGCCAAGTCCACCGGCGCCACCGTGGTGACCGCGGCCAAGGACGGCACCCCGCTCGCGACCGAGGCCGACCGCAACTTCGTCGCCAAGAGCGACATCTTCGAGCTCATGCTCGCCTACGCCGTGCTCACGGCGACGGGCAAGGTCGACGACACGGAGGCGGTCAACGCCTCCTTGGACGCCCTGCCACAGGCCCTGCGTACTGCCGCCGAGCAGGCGGATGCCCACCTCGCCGCCGTGGCCGAGAAGTTCAAGGACGACGAGATCACCTATGTCCTGGGGTCAGGCCCGAACCAGGCCTGGGCCTACGGCATGGCCATGTGCTTCCTGCAGGAGATGCAGTGGAAGCACGCCGCAGGCTTCAACGCCGGAGAGTTCTTCCAGGGCGCCTTCGAGGTGGTGGACGACAGCTCCGCCGTGATCCTCTGGCTGGCCGAGGACGGCTCGCGTCCGATGGCTGAGCGAGCCCGCACCTTTCTGCAGAAGTACGCCGCGCGGGCCGAGTGCATCGACACCAGGGACCTCGATCTCGTGGGTATCGACGAGCGGCTGCGCCCGCACGTCACACCTCTGGTGGTGGCCGCACTCGCCTCCCGGTTGGCCCAGCACTACGAGGCGGTGCGCAATCACGACCTGAAGACCCGCCGCTACATGTTCAAGGTCGACTACTGA
- a CDS encoding ABC transporter substrate-binding protein — translation MRTHRVATIVATLSLGTLAACGPPSAPDSGGGDADAGTDLTVPEEKSGTITMLTKFAAPEYAPYFESVVEAYEAENPDVDIDLQQVGDQPYKDKIRVLSASNELPDIYFSWAGDFANKFVRADLAADLSSEIGPDTEWGSTFTPAALEAFTLDGATYGVPINLDAKYLAYNTTAFEEAGIDTPPATFEELLDACTKLDDAGYTPISMGNQYGWPAIHYLTQLNAYNVPAETLATDYDPASGEFTDPGYVAALEQFDELAQTCFNDGANGLSHEVAQANLMSGQAAMQYIEIVEFPNLMGEDVDPSFTENWSFFRLPQAEGASGSADMLTGAPDGFMVNANSENAGLALDFLKFMTNEQNATKLTTDIGWLSSVEGATERADETFPQLEEGLADIGEAESFAIWLDTVVDADVAAAYLAGVQGLLDGSASPQDVISDVQDAAAKAQEQVQ, via the coding sequence ATGAGAACACACCGCGTCGCAACCATCGTCGCCACCTTGAGCCTCGGAACCCTCGCCGCCTGCGGGCCTCCGAGCGCCCCGGACTCGGGTGGGGGTGACGCCGATGCAGGGACCGACCTGACCGTCCCGGAGGAGAAATCCGGCACCATCACCATGCTGACGAAGTTCGCTGCTCCTGAGTACGCGCCCTACTTCGAGTCGGTGGTCGAGGCATACGAGGCTGAGAACCCGGACGTGGACATCGATCTGCAACAGGTGGGAGACCAGCCCTACAAGGACAAGATCCGTGTGCTCTCGGCCTCCAACGAACTGCCGGACATCTACTTCTCCTGGGCCGGCGACTTCGCCAACAAGTTCGTGCGTGCCGATCTCGCCGCCGATCTCAGCTCCGAGATCGGGCCGGACACGGAGTGGGGTTCGACCTTCACGCCGGCCGCCCTGGAAGCCTTCACCCTGGACGGCGCCACCTACGGCGTGCCGATCAACCTGGACGCGAAGTACCTCGCCTACAACACGACTGCGTTCGAGGAGGCCGGGATCGACACACCCCCGGCCACCTTCGAAGAGCTGCTCGACGCCTGCACCAAGCTGGACGATGCCGGGTACACCCCGATCTCGATGGGCAACCAGTACGGCTGGCCAGCGATCCACTACCTGACCCAGCTGAACGCCTACAACGTGCCCGCCGAGACGTTGGCCACGGACTACGACCCCGCCAGCGGGGAGTTCACCGACCCTGGGTATGTCGCGGCACTGGAGCAGTTCGACGAGCTCGCTCAGACGTGCTTCAACGACGGCGCCAACGGACTGTCGCACGAGGTGGCCCAGGCCAACCTGATGTCCGGCCAGGCCGCCATGCAGTACATCGAGATCGTCGAGTTCCCGAACCTCATGGGCGAGGACGTCGATCCCTCCTTCACGGAGAACTGGTCGTTCTTCCGGTTGCCGCAGGCCGAGGGCGCTTCCGGCAGCGCAGACATGCTCACCGGCGCACCGGACGGCTTCATGGTGAACGCGAACAGCGAGAACGCCGGTCTCGCACTGGACTTCCTGAAGTTCATGACGAACGAGCAGAACGCCACGAAGCTCACCACCGACATCGGCTGGCTCTCCTCGGTCGAGGGAGCCACCGAGCGGGCCGACGAGACCTTCCCACAGCTGGAGGAGGGCTTGGCGGACATCGGTGAGGCCGAGTCGTTCGCGATCTGGCTGGACACCGTGGTCGACGCTGACGTGGCCGCCGCCTACCTCGCCGGGGTGCAGGGTCTGCTCGACGGGTCCGCCTCCCCGCAGGACGTCATCTCCGACGTCCAGGACGCGGCTGCCAAGGCGCAGGAGCAGGTGCAGTGA
- a CDS encoding PfkB family carbohydrate kinase has protein sequence MGVPAPQLVTIGDNVVDCYVDLGWMYPGGNTVNVAVHAARLGVPGAYVGVVGSDAEGRCIMEALRAEGVSTSAVTVADGPTARAVVHVVEGNRVFGSGLVGVSRFDPTPQHLDLLSRAQIVHTGECSMLDDHVPALQHRARRLSFDFSERPWDYIESLAGHVDIAFCSMPDDDSALHRAETIAALGPRIVVVTQGEHGALVLADGKAHHSPAPDVQVVDTLGAGDALAARFLAGVLDGEAPPLALDAATRYATTTCADYGAFGHRTALSTPHLTPATTPATPKETA, from the coding sequence ATGGGTGTCCCTGCACCTCAGCTGGTCACGATCGGCGACAACGTCGTGGACTGCTACGTCGACCTCGGGTGGATGTACCCGGGCGGCAACACGGTCAATGTCGCAGTCCACGCCGCGCGGCTCGGGGTTCCCGGCGCATATGTCGGGGTGGTCGGAAGCGATGCCGAGGGCCGGTGCATCATGGAGGCTCTCAGGGCGGAAGGCGTGAGCACCAGCGCGGTGACCGTCGCGGACGGGCCGACGGCTCGGGCAGTGGTCCATGTCGTCGAGGGCAACCGGGTCTTCGGTTCTGGTCTCGTCGGAGTCTCGCGCTTCGACCCGACCCCGCAGCACCTGGACCTGCTCTCCCGAGCACAGATCGTCCACACCGGTGAGTGCTCCATGCTCGACGATCACGTGCCGGCGCTGCAGCATCGAGCCAGGCGACTCAGCTTCGACTTCTCCGAGCGCCCGTGGGACTACATCGAATCCCTGGCGGGCCATGTCGACATCGCCTTCTGCTCGATGCCGGATGACGACTCCGCCCTCCACCGCGCTGAGACGATCGCGGCGCTCGGCCCGCGGATCGTGGTGGTCACCCAGGGCGAGCACGGGGCCTTGGTCCTCGCCGACGGGAAGGCCCACCACTCCCCTGCCCCGGACGTCCAGGTGGTCGACACGCTGGGTGCCGGAGATGCGCTGGCCGCCCGATTCCTGGCTGGCGTCCTCGACGGGGAGGCGCCACCTCTGGCGCTTGATGCCGCCACCCGCTACGCCACGACGACCTGTGCCGACTACGGCGCCTTCGGACATCGCACGGCCCTCTCGACTCCCCACCTCACACCGGCAACGACGCCGGCAACACCCAAGGAGACAGCATGA
- a CDS encoding SIS domain-containing protein, with protein MLNFDADRYRRIQDGAVQTAPRLGEILDRQLDRGLSNVLFLGAGGAGMLMAPAHELLSEHSTLPTRRMVGAELAARGAADLGPGTLVIVPSLSGTTPDALQHIASVQDAGARVLAMVGDGDSPVARLADEVVVNPAADDTSSESFYLQSHIFAVTLLERRQEWESAATHLETLGTLPESLLSVKRDIESDAPALAAHLAGHDWHIFTSAGSSWTEAHYYAMCILEEMQWIRTRPVHASDFFHGTLELLEPGVSLVLLKGEGPTREIAERVERFAARVTDDLLVLDAARFELAGLTELDRGLLSHVVLAAALERVSAHLEVLRDHPLTTRRYYRRVSY; from the coding sequence ATGTTGAACTTCGACGCCGACCGCTACCGGCGCATCCAGGACGGGGCGGTCCAGACCGCCCCGCGCCTGGGGGAGATCCTGGATCGGCAGCTCGATCGAGGGCTGAGCAATGTGCTCTTCCTCGGTGCCGGCGGAGCAGGCATGCTCATGGCCCCCGCCCACGAGCTGTTGTCGGAACACTCCACCCTGCCGACCCGCCGGATGGTGGGAGCCGAGCTGGCCGCTCGTGGAGCTGCTGATCTCGGTCCTGGGACGCTGGTGATCGTGCCGTCGTTGTCCGGCACGACTCCCGACGCGTTGCAGCACATCGCCTCGGTCCAGGATGCCGGCGCCAGGGTGCTGGCAATGGTCGGTGACGGGGACTCACCCGTTGCGCGGCTCGCCGACGAGGTGGTCGTCAACCCCGCCGCTGACGACACCAGCAGCGAGTCTTTCTACCTCCAGTCGCACATCTTCGCGGTCACCCTCCTGGAGCGTCGGCAGGAGTGGGAGAGCGCGGCGACCCATCTCGAGACGCTCGGCACCCTTCCCGAGTCACTCCTGTCGGTGAAGCGGGACATCGAGTCCGACGCGCCGGCACTGGCGGCCCATCTGGCCGGTCACGACTGGCACATCTTCACCTCGGCAGGCTCCTCGTGGACCGAGGCGCACTACTACGCGATGTGCATCCTCGAGGAGATGCAGTGGATCCGGACGCGCCCGGTGCACGCCTCGGACTTCTTCCACGGGACCCTGGAGTTGCTGGAACCAGGGGTGAGCCTCGTGCTGCTCAAGGGCGAGGGACCCACGCGCGAGATCGCCGAGCGCGTGGAGCGCTTCGCCGCTCGGGTGACCGATGACCTGCTCGTGCTCGACGCGGCCCGCTTCGAGCTCGCTGGACTCACCGAGCTCGATCGGGGGTTGCTCTCCCACGTGGTCCTCGCGGCCGCACTGGAACGCGTCAGCGCCCACCTGGAGGTGCTGCGGGACCACCCCCTCACCACCCGGCGCTACTACCGGCGGGTGAGCTACTGA